From Brachyhypopomus gauderio isolate BG-103 unplaced genomic scaffold, BGAUD_0.2 sc83, whole genome shotgun sequence, a single genomic window includes:
- the fmodb gene encoding fibromodulin: MCGWIVLLLWAALVDLSVTQQTNALTWLNYLRNRANGRGYGQRHGNLYASSNAENELEELDCPLECDCPSAYPYAMYCHSRNLQHVPFVPSRVKYVYLQNNRITGITDGVFDNATDLVWIVLHMNQLRSDKISEKIFAKLTKLERLFLHHNHLERLPEGLPHSLRDLRANHNAISSVSDMALRGLAHLTELRLQGNAIEDLGAALEPLRSLAVLDLRGNRLTKLPENLPPRLGQLYLEHNLISTLPAGFLRERPELRFVRLAHNRLTDGGIPPDTFNVSTLLELDLSHNTLEKIPAVSTSLQNLYLQANRIKEFSVSSFCRVVDMANYSNLRVLRLEANGISPHDVSPDALLCLRKATSIYL, encoded by the exons ATGTGTGGCTGGATCGTGTTGCTGCTGTGGGCGGCGCTTGTTGACTTGTCTGTCACACAGCAGACCAACGCCCTGACCTGGCTCAACTACCTGCGCAACCGGGCCAACGGCCGAGGCTACGGTCAACGCCATGGCAACCTGTATGCTTCCTCCAATGCAGAGAATGAGTTGGAGGAGCTGGACTGCCCCCTGGAGTGTGACTGCCCCTCCGCCTACCCCTACGCCATGTACTGCCACAGCCGCAACCTCCAGCATGTGCCCTTCGTGCCCTCTCGTGTCAAGTACGTGTACCTGCAGAACAACCGCATCACGGGCATCACCGACGGCGTCTTTGACAACGCCACCGACCTTGTCTGGATCGTCCTCCACATGAACCAGCTCCGCTCGGACAAGATCAGCGAGAAGATCTTCGCCAAACTGACCAAGCTGGAGCGTCTGTTCCTTCACCACAACCATCTGGAGCGTCTCCCTGAGGGTCTCCCTCATTCGCTCAGGGACCTGCGTGCCAACCATAACGCCATCTCCTCCGTGTCGGACATGGCGCTACGGGGCTTAGCGCACCTGACCGAGCTGCGTCTGCAGGGCAACGCCATCGAGGACCTGGGCGCCGCCCTCGAGCCCTTGCGGTCACTCGCCGTCCTGGACCTGCGTGGCAACCGTCTGACGAAGCTGCCCGAGAACCTGCCTCCACGCCTAGGCCAGCTGTACCTGGAGCACAACCTCATCTCCACGCTGCCCGCCGGCTTCCTGCGGGAACGGCCCGAACTGCGTTTCGTGCGGCTGGCGCACAACCGCCTCACGGACGGTGGCATCCCGCCCGACACCTTCAACGTCTCCACACTGCTGGAGCTGGATCTgtcacacaacacactggaGAAGATTCCTGCCGTGAGCACCAGCCTCCAGAACCTCTACCTCCAGGCCAACCGCATCAAAG AGTTTTCGGTCAGCAGTTTCTGTCGGGTGGTGGACATGGCCAATTACTCCAACCTGCGCGTACTGCGACTGGAAGCCAATGGGATCAGCCCCCATGACGTTTCTCCCGACGCTCTGCTGTGCCTgcgcaaagccaccagcatcTACCTGTAG